A single Triticum dicoccoides isolate Atlit2015 ecotype Zavitan chromosome 2A, WEW_v2.0, whole genome shotgun sequence DNA region contains:
- the LOC119353967 gene encoding uncharacterized protein LOC119353967 isoform X4, producing the protein MAAATSDAPRPQIAGWVERCSMIRFIGLLLLGLISLLHRNFSPGAFQFRELNLTLQIIIQHSTLLRKGTSENIFLSLVETELKITPFRNG; encoded by the exons ATGGCCGCCGCCACCTCCGACGCTCCCCGGCCACAG ATTGCAGGTTGGGTCGAAAGGTGCTCGATGATTCGCTTCATAGGACTACTGCTGCTCGGATTGATTTCGTTGTTACACAG GAATTTCTCCCCTGGAGCTTTCCAGTTCAGAGAACTGAATTTGACACTCCAAATCATAATACAACATTCAACATTACTACGCAAGGGAACTTCAGAAAATATTTTCCTGTCCCTGGTAGAAACAGAACTGAAGATTACACCCTTCAG GAATGGCTGA
- the LOC119353967 gene encoding uncharacterized protein LOC119353967 isoform X1 produces the protein MAAATSDAPRPQIAGWVERCSMIRFIGLLLLGLISLLHRNFSPGAFQFRELNLTLQIIIQHSTLLRKGTSENIFLSLVETELKITPFRLAYLQLQPAATTAERTSHGPSQEWLTESSVHISEAKRGVGVEDLTQFGSNYCYLSNRSFSPRLLVVRP, from the exons ATGGCCGCCGCCACCTCCGACGCTCCCCGGCCACAG ATTGCAGGTTGGGTCGAAAGGTGCTCGATGATTCGCTTCATAGGACTACTGCTGCTCGGATTGATTTCGTTGTTACACAG GAATTTCTCCCCTGGAGCTTTCCAGTTCAGAGAACTGAATTTGACACTCCAAATCATAATACAACATTCAACATTACTACGCAAGGGAACTTCAGAAAATATTTTCCTGTCCCTGGTAGAAACAGAACTGAAGATTACACCCTTCAGGTTAG CCTATCTACAACTACAGCCAGCAGCTACAACAGCTGAGCGCACATCACATGGGCCTAGCCAA GAATGGCTGACCGAGAGCAGTGTGCACATCTCTGAGGCCAAACGAGGTGTTGGAGTCGAGGATTTGACACAATTTGGATCGAATTACTGCTATCTATCCAACCGATCTTTCTCTCCTCGGCTCTTGGTAGTTCGTCCCTGA
- the LOC119353967 gene encoding uncharacterized protein LOC119353967 isoform X2: MAAATSDAPRPQIAGWVERCSMIRFIGLLLLGLISLLHRNFSPGAFQFRELNLTLQIIIQHSTLLRKGTSENIFLSLVETELKITPFRLAYLQLQPAATTAERTSHGPSQAMRQTKQLQKNVS; encoded by the exons ATGGCCGCCGCCACCTCCGACGCTCCCCGGCCACAG ATTGCAGGTTGGGTCGAAAGGTGCTCGATGATTCGCTTCATAGGACTACTGCTGCTCGGATTGATTTCGTTGTTACACAG GAATTTCTCCCCTGGAGCTTTCCAGTTCAGAGAACTGAATTTGACACTCCAAATCATAATACAACATTCAACATTACTACGCAAGGGAACTTCAGAAAATATTTTCCTGTCCCTGGTAGAAACAGAACTGAAGATTACACCCTTCAGGTTAG CCTATCTACAACTACAGCCAGCAGCTACAACAGCTGAGCGCACATCACATGGGCCTAGCCAA GCTATGAGGCAGACAAAGCAACTACAAAAGAATGTATCCTAG
- the LOC119353967 gene encoding uncharacterized protein LOC119353967 isoform X3, with protein MAAATSDAPRPQIAGWVERCSMIRFIGLLLLGLISLLHRNFSPGAFQFRELNLTLQIIIQHSTLLRKGTSENIFLSLVETELKITPFRLGMADREQCAHL; from the exons ATGGCCGCCGCCACCTCCGACGCTCCCCGGCCACAG ATTGCAGGTTGGGTCGAAAGGTGCTCGATGATTCGCTTCATAGGACTACTGCTGCTCGGATTGATTTCGTTGTTACACAG GAATTTCTCCCCTGGAGCTTTCCAGTTCAGAGAACTGAATTTGACACTCCAAATCATAATACAACATTCAACATTACTACGCAAGGGAACTTCAGAAAATATTTTCCTGTCCCTGGTAGAAACAGAACTGAAGATTACACCCTTCAGGTTAG GAATGGCTGACCGAGAGCAGTGTGCACATCTCTGA
- the LOC119353969 gene encoding chlorophyll a-b binding protein 7, chloroplastic-like, with product MALVSSSSAATAVAALPSNGLAGARSSFLGAAGKAAAASRASFAVRAAAPERPIWFPGSTPPPWLDGSLPGDFGFDPWGLGSDPESLRWNVQAELVHCRWAMLGAAGIFIPELLTKIGILNTPSWYTAGEQEYFTDTTTLFIVELILIGWAEGRRWADIIKPGCVNTDPIFPNNKLTGTDVGYPGGLWFDPLGYGTGSPEKLKELRTKEIKNGRLAMLAVMGAWFQAEYTGTGPIDNLFAHLADPGHATIFRAFAPK from the exons ATGGCGCtggtctcctcctcctccgccgccaccgccgtcgcggCGCTCCCCAGTAATGGGCTGGCCGGCGCCCGGAGCTCCTTCCTCGGCGCTgccggcaaggcggcggcggcgtcgcgcGCGTCCTTCGCCGTGCGCGCCGCGGCGCCCGAGAGGCCCATCTGGTTCCCCGGGAGCACCCCTCCCCCGTGGCTCGACGGCAG CCTTCCCGGAGACTTCGGCTTTGACCCCTGGGGTCTTG GATCCGACCCGGAGAGCTTGCGGTGGAACGTGCAGGCGGAGCTGGTGCACTGCCGGTGGGCGATGCTGGGCGCGGCGGGCATCTTCATCCCGGAGCTGCTGACCAAGATCGGCATCCTCAACACACCGTCGTGGTACACCGCCGGGGAGCAGGAGTACTTCACCGACACCACCACCCTCTTCATCGTGGAGCTCATCCTCATCGGCTGGGCCGAGGGCCGCCGGTGGGCAGACATCATCAAGCCCGGCTGCGTCAACACCGACCCCATCTTCCCCAACAACAAGCTCACCGGCACCGACGTCGG GTACCCCGGTGGTCTGTGGTTTGACCCGCTCGGCTACGGCACCGGCTCGCCCGAGAAGCTCAAGGAGCTGCGCACCAAGGAGATCAAGAACGGCCGCCTCGCCATGCTCGCCGTCATGGGCGCGTGGTTCCAGGCCGAGTACACCGGCACCGGCCCCATCGACAACCTCTTCGCTCACCTCGCCGACCCCGGCCACGCCACCATCTTCCGG GCCTTTGCCCCCAAGTAA